AATACCTGCACTTGCAGGATTTGGAAGCGTGTACCTAATGCCTCGGCAAATCCAAACAGCATCGCACCACCAAAGGCACCGAACGGCATCCACTTCCCGAAAATCATGGCTGCCAGCGCAATAAAGCCTTTGCCGGCGGTCATGCCATCATCGAAATTGCCCACCGTCTCGATGGAAAACCACGCCCCACCCAGACCGGCAATACATCCGCTGATGAAAAGATTAATGTAGCGCATGCGGTTGACAGCGATACCCACGGTGTCGGCAGCCTTTGGATTCTCACCGACGGCACGGGTGCGCAACCCCCAGCGGGTCATGAACAGCACGATATGCGTGGTGATCACCAGCAACAGCATCGCAAAAAAGATTGGCTTCCCGCCGAAAATGATCGTCCCCAGTACCGGGATCGAGTCGAGCGAGCGGGCCAGATCGGGGAAACCGGCATCGGCGATCATGGTTGAGAGAGAGGGAAGCGTTACGCGACCACCGCCCTCGGTCACGATATACTGCCGGCGCAGGTAGCCGGTAATGCCGATTGCCAGAATATTGACGACTGTACCGCTAATGATCTGATCGGTGCGAAATGAGATTGAGAGCAGACCATGCAGTAAAGCCATCACGCCACCGATAACAACAGCCCCCAGTACACCGACCCAGATTTGGCCGGTGAAGACAAAGATGGCGAAACCAAACGCTGCTCCCATCAGCATCATGCCTTCAATGGCGATGTTGATCACGCCGGAACGCTCAGCCCAAATCCCGGCTAACGCCCCCAATGCCAGCGGCGTCCCCAGGCGTAGTGACTCGCTCAGCATGACCGTAGCATTGGTCTGCTTCCCGGCGGCTGCCCAGACCAAGATCGCTGGAAACAGCAACACTGCACTTGTCCACAGCAGACCATCTGCCCAACGATGGGCACGATTACTCAGCCCCAAACCGCCGGCAATGAGCATGATGATTCCGGTGATAGTCAGGCTCCAGGCGGTAGGAAAGGCAATGATCGGCTGTGGTACAGCGAGTGCAATCCGCGAGACCTGGCTGTCACCGGACAATGCCAGCGGAACATAGTTAATCAGCATGAACAGACCAAGAATGGCAAAGAAACCGGCGATAACTTGCCGGCGCGTTATGCCCTGGCGGCGCTTTCCCATTGACAACGTCCTTTCCTTCTCACAATCGCACTCGATATGATACCATGAGTGACAATTGTCAGGTAAACATACAGTGTTGGTTTCGATTTGCAAATACAAACCACAAACATTCTTCACAGGTACACATTATCGCTATGGATAACCAGACCCCACCGCAAGACAATCACGACACAGCTCCTTTGGCGACCGATCACGATCTGCCAGCACAGTCAACGCTCTTGCCAGACAGCCCTCAACCCAGTCTTACCCAACTGATTGAAGCGTTACTCTTCGTCGCTGCCGAACCAATGACTCTCGACCAACTGACGCGCATTCTTGACGTAGAAGCGGCTGAGGTCGTGAACGCTATTGATGAGCTTAGTACAATTTATGCTCAGCGCGGGATACGACTCCAACGACACAACGATCACGTGATGTTTGTCAGTGCACCCGAAGCTGCGCCGACTATCAGGCGTTTTCTCGGTGCACAGCAAAACCAGCGCCTCTCGCATGCTGCCCTCGAAACCCTGGCTATCATCGCGTACCGGCAGCCGATTACTCGTGCCCAGATCGATGCAATACGTGGCGTTGACAGCAGTGCTGCCCTCCGCGCTCTGCTCAGTCGCGACCTCATTTGTGAGGCGGGAAGGCTTGAAGTCCTTGGCC
This genomic window from Chloroflexus aurantiacus J-10-fl contains:
- a CDS encoding ABC transporter permease; translated protein: MGKRRQGITRRQVIAGFFAILGLFMLINYVPLALSGDSQVSRIALAVPQPIIAFPTAWSLTITGIIMLIAGGLGLSNRAHRWADGLLWTSAVLLFPAILVWAAAGKQTNATVMLSESLRLGTPLALGALAGIWAERSGVINIAIEGMMLMGAAFGFAIFVFTGQIWVGVLGAVVIGGVMALLHGLLSISFRTDQIISGTVVNILAIGITGYLRRQYIVTEGGGRVTLPSLSTMIADAGFPDLARSLDSIPVLGTIIFGGKPIFFAMLLLVITTHIVLFMTRWGLRTRAVGENPKAADTVGIAVNRMRYINLFISGCIAGLGGAWFSIETVGNFDDGMTAGKGFIALAAMIFGKWMPFGAFGGAMLFGFAEALGTRFQILQVQVLGGPVPVQFLQVIPYVVTMIVLAGLIGRAVGPAAVGKPYEKQ
- the scpB gene encoding SMC-Scp complex subunit ScpB, translating into MDNQTPPQDNHDTAPLATDHDLPAQSTLLPDSPQPSLTQLIEALLFVAAEPMTLDQLTRILDVEAAEVVNAIDELSTIYAQRGIRLQRHNDHVMFVSAPEAAPTIRRFLGAQQNQRLSHAALETLAIIAYRQPITRAQIDAIRGVDSSAALRALLSRDLICEAGRLEVLGRPILYATTPTFLQQFGLTSLDELPPIEIPEAEKGDDEKE